From Canis lupus familiaris isolate Mischka breed German Shepherd chromosome 16, alternate assembly UU_Cfam_GSD_1.0, whole genome shotgun sequence:
AACAGTGGCCAGGATGCATCCATAGGACAGAACAGTGATagagagggggaagagaaagatGACCAATGCCAGGACAAAGTCTACCAGCTCAGCTACAGACATGTCTGTGCAGGAGAGGTTAAGTACTGGAGAGATGTCACAGAAGAAGTGATTGATGACATTGGGGCCACAGAAACTGAGGCGAGAGATAAAGTAAATCTTAGCTAAGGAGATGCCAAAGCCAATGGCCCAGGAACCAAGAGCCAAGCGGAAGCAAAGCCCATGGCTCATAATGGTGGGGTAGTGGAGTGGACGGCAGATGGCTACATAACGATCAAAGGCCATGGCAGCCAGGAGCACACATTCTGTGCACATGAGGGCAATGAAGAAGTAAAGTTGTATCATACAGTGAGTGAAGGAGATACTGTTGTTCACAGACCAAAAACTAAATAGTAATTTAGGCACAGTCACAGAGATGTACCAGGTCTCCAAGAAAGACAGGTTGGCCAGGAAGAAGTACATAGGCTTGTGCAGTGGCCGGTTTTGCTGCACCAGCAGGATGATGACCACATTTTCAGCCACTGTCACAATATAGGCCATGAGGAACATCAGGAACACTGCTACCCGCATGCCCCAGTTCCCAGGAAACCCCACCAGAATGAACTTGGTGACCTGGGTCTGGTTCTCCACTTCCATACTGGAGATACAGGACTTAGCtctcctggggggagggggggggagaaatCACTTGGTCAGAGTCCATGGTCCAGTTAGAATCTTCCATCCTTTGCCTCTCTGACTAACAATATTAGTAGCAGATATCACTTATTCATAATATATTATAGGCTAGACCACACACTGGGTACATTATGCTCTAACGTAATTTAATTCTTACATAGCCTCTTGACAtgttattatacccattttagtgataaagaaactgagtcttGGAAAGACATTAAGCAACTTACCAACTTTTCACTGGTCACAGGGCAGGAATCACATTGAAGTCTGTGGCCAAAGCCCATGTTCTAGTATTCTACAGTGCCTTCACAACCAACCCCAAATTAAACAGTATCCAGGCTCCATGTTGCAAGTTACCACTGTCAATTCCAAAGGATATGCATGGCACTCCTGGTCCATGTCTATGCAGCACTTTGGAAGTTCTTCCTTATGACTCATTTACCCCTCACATATCATAAAATCCTTTCTCTAGACTATCCATGGAGATGGAGTACAGCCGTCATGATCTGATGATGCTGATCACGTGAGGTACATGAGACTGAGATCAGGAGAGTTAGGCTTTCAGCGTTAAAGACCTGGACCTCAGTCAAGTACCAGGTCTGCCCTGGTCTGCTATATGATCTCAACATCTTATCCTCTCTGAAAcccaattttatcttctgtaatgtgaatattaatattcattcAGCTTATGTTGCCATGGATCAAAACCCAAAtgaaaaaatgtgaatgaaatttTCTGTGAATTGTCAATGACAACAAATGAGAAAGGTGTCTTGCCCCCTGTTATTAGGGCATTAGGAAGGGAGCTGGGGCTAACAAGAATGAGGAGAGGAGCTGCTGTGAGCCAAGCAGAGTGGAGATCAAACAAACACTGGCTTTGCTCCCAGGGAATTTTAAGTCCTCGAGGGTGGGCTGGGAGTCTCTGGGAGGAGAGTatctaaaataagcaaacaaaaagaaatgtataataaaatttgAGACAGTTTCTATGAATATTACAGAACAGAAAGTGATACGAATATGATTGGGGAAGTTCACTCTGACCTCTGAGGAGGTGACCTAGGGAGAGCAGGGTTCCAGGGCCCCAGCCCTTTGAGTTGCTGAGGAGTGACAGTGCTGCCTGAAATGGGGCTGCCACCATAAAACTGTGTTTCatgagggaagggaaacaagaaGTGGGAAAGGTAGGCAGGGCCCTGGAGGTCATAAAAAGAGCTCTGAATGGTGATCTCAATACAATGAGAAGCATGAGAAGAGCTAAAGCTCGGTAGGGGCACAGTATGGTTTATGATTTATGATGCAAAGGTAACTGTCAGCAAGAGTGGTAGGCAGCCTGGTTGCAGACTATTCAGAGAAGGTGGCAGTAGCCCTAAATACAGTGGTTTCAGGGAGGTGGGCAGATTTCTGATGCATTTTAGAGGAATCCTTAATTGTAATTGATGGGTTGAATAGGGAAGataagggaaagagagaaatatgagaggaatctgaaatatatttattacattggAAGGGACCCCATTTACTAAGATGGGGAAAATGTGAGATGTTTACAGGCATTTCCTCAGAGTTGAAGAAATGGCAATGGGCAAGAATTTGGCAGAGTAGTGTTTTGATTTGTCTTAATGTGAACCTTGAGCAATCAGTCCAGAATATTCTCTAACAataatttactgagcacttagtaGGTGCTGAGAAGTTTACGCAGTATTAAGTACTTTTCATACAATATCCCATTGAATCCACAAAACAATACTACTGAGGTAATGTATTCTAATTCCCCAGAAGACACTGGTTTAGACAGAATAAGAAACATTTCCAAGTTAGAAGGTGATGAGATCAGCCTTACAGCCAAGCTGAGGCTTGTCTAATGGTAAGTGCATGGCCTGCCCCCCTAGACTGACTCACATAAAGATGAGAATACCAGATTTGAGGCTCATTaccatgtttttatatttaatatgtctATTTTAGGAAATATCCTCTAATTCTACTGGAATTTCATCATAGGCATCAGCTATAAGAGATGAATCCAAATATGGATTCATATGACATAGATATTCAATATGACATAGATACatattcagacacacacacacacaaaaccagaaataaacgTATAGAAATCCTTGGTAACTGGATCAGAGCAGAGCCAATCATTGGACTAAGACTTGAAACATAAATAAGTGGGATAATGAGACATTTAGGCAGATGAATCAGAGTGAACAAAGACCTAAGAGTATGAAACAGCCTGGCATTTTCAGGGAAACAGCTGATTAAAGCCTTTGCTGTGTGGGTGGGAAAAttatgagagaatgaatgagtagCAAaggcatggagagagaaagagacagacagagaaataGTGTCAAGTGCCAGATGACAGAGACCTCCATATGAAATattaaggcatttaaaaattgTCCTGTAATACAGACAATAAATAGTTGCTGAATACATCCTCATATTTCACCCTGGCTTTGATGTGTGGAGATGGATTTGCATGGGACTCAGCTGGTAAACCAGGGATGGAGAGGCTAGCTGGAAGACACCCTCATAGAAGACACTTGAAGACACACAAGAGGACAATCTCCCCATTTACAATGTTTGCTAAAGAAACAAAGAGACACATTTAGACATGTCTGTTCACAAATTACACAAGGAACTCTGCATTCCTAGAGGAAGCtcgacagaaagaaaagaagggagggagggagggatggagggaaggagggagggagggagtgggggaggggggaggaggaatggAGGGGGTTGGAGGCAGgctttgatttcttccttcctcaaTTCCTGAAACCAGAAAGCCTCATACGAAAAATCCTCCCTCCATCCCATCTCCCGCttccctccgccctcccccctcctcgccctcccccgccctccctcccccccccctcctcccctcaaccatcgaaagaagaaaaacaaaagaacaagaagaaagaaagaaagagaaagaagaaataaggatttttcctatttctcaccAACTAAAGGAAGAGTATGTAGGTACTAATTATTGCATACTAGTAAGAGAAACTGGCCATATTTATTGTCAATGTATATTTACCATAAGATTCCTTTCACTCATAATAGTTTCTACTCCATTAGCGTTAACTCAAACTTATTCCCCTCATAGCAGATTTTTACCATTGATTTACAATCAAACATCTTagcttctttctccattcttatGCCTGCTGCGTATGcattttcccttaattttgtCTGGATTCTCTACAATTGTGTGTTTTGGTaattaaaatttgatgaaaaacataaCCCGCATCCCTGCCAAGAATACAGTGTTTTTGTAACCTCTTcataaatgaattattgggaGGAGGCTGCAGCATAGGGACCCCAGGAGGCATGGTCAGGATCTGCAGGTTGGGGTTGGCATCTGGGGTACCTATTTCTGATCCAACGCCAAGAGATGTCCCTCAAAAGCTGCAGGGTGTGTTCTCTGCTCACTGCATGCCTGGCTGTACGTGACAGATGAGAGTATCACTCTGACCAATTGATGGGAATTGGGGGCGAGCACAAGGGACATGACAACAGtattaaatatttaggatttaaaCATTGCTgtggtggcagggggagagggggagtcTGAAAGAGACCTGCCTACATAGTTAGAAAGTGATGCTCTGAGAGAAGACACTTACCTTGGCTCAGTAGCCTCTGATGGGATGGAATGTGGAAAGAAATTCTTCACTGATTCTAAAATAGGAAGAAGTACAAAAGAAAGATTCAGGTACTGAATGGATGTGAAGAACCCACTCTCCAAACCTACAAGTGAATGGGCACAGATTACCCAACTGCTTCCAGACTCATAGCCAGGACTAAATGAGAGGTGAGCCCCAGGCTGTAGGATCACATCTGTGCCTGATGTGTCACCAAGCTGGctcccccagcacccctgggCCACAGCACCCATTGTCTTCCTAGTGGAAGCTGCAGTGGTCTTAGACTCACCACGCTGTGAAGAGGTTTGGATTCTGAGGGCTTTAAATGGTATCAAGACTTTCTCTACATCTCTGCCAAGACCCAGGAGGAAAGTGCCTTGATGATGCCAGTTCAGGTCTCTTGTGGGAGCGCTGAGAAATTTCTATTTGCCTTTTGTGGCATTCTTATTTGCATTAATAATAGAAGTTCCATAGAGGGAAAGATCCACTTATGGTCACATGCTTTTGAAAAGAACTGGACTTGAATTTATTCTTTGTGCAAgcatgaagaaaaacatttctacttttaaatctATTTGTAGATTTTCAATTGTTATTCAATCTTCAGGTTACTTGAAACAAGAAGGTTGTATCAGTGTTTCAAGGGAGACATTAGCACCCAAAGTAGACTTAAATTGCAgttaagatttttacatttaaataaaggtttttttaaaaaaaagattaatttatttattttacagagaggtCAGGaagggaggggccgagggaaagggagaggatctcaagcagaatctgactgatgagcatggagcccaacacagggcttggtctcacaaacctcagatcatgacctcagccaaaatcaagagccagtcacttaactgactgagatacccaggcaccccacatttcagtaaaattttaaataaaagtttttattttaaatgctatgtCATAATTGTGTGCTAAATACATTTGTCATGATGTGATCATCCTTACTTTGTCAGCTGCCTTTGGGAAACACTtaccaatatttcattttctgaaacaaaactCTGTTTCATTAAACATCACTTCTCTGTAGCCTGTTGAAATCCTAAGAAGCTCTCACataaaaaaaactgtcaaattcACTGTGGTTTCATGAAATGGTAAATGGAGCTATTGATAGTTATAAGCAATTCAATCTGCAACAAAAGGTTATTATGGTaattacacacatttttttaaggaaacgatgttttattattttatttttttaagttttattattttaaaattaagaactctcCACTAAAAGACTCATAAGCATTCTTTAATATAGTTTCCCTTATAGGactgaaatgtaaaacaaaattattgtaGCAAATAAAACTAAGGCACACCTTCAGTCaccttaagcatctgcctacagcttaggtcatgatctcagggtcctgggataaagccctgcctcaggctccctacagggagcttgcttctccctctctgtcttcctctcctcccctctcatgctctctctctctctctcaaataaataaataaaaatcttaaaaaacaaaactaaaggcacACCTTTCAGATCACTGGCCTCAATTTATCTCAAAGTTCTATAAAAACTCTGATGGCCCCTAAAATGTATAACTTGATGTTATCCACAATTTTCCAATatggattttaaatatattgttatgTGGTTGTCATTAATAGAAATAGGAATGACAGAGTGGCCACCAAACAACAGTTGTGCTAACTGTTCTGGTTACCTGTTGTGGGCTGTGCGCTAGGCAGACTAAACAGGGCGGTCGGGGGCACACTTTTCCTGCAAAAACAAGAAATGTACATCTACAGTGAGCAGAATCTATGAACTACTTTGACTGTGATTCCTTATACAAGAGGTTTGGAGTCTCAATTTCCTACAAATAATCCCCTAAGTAGGTTGGAGATGTTCAGCTGATACAAATGGTATCTTCTACAACATGCTGGCACTATCGTATCTTAGAATTCAGCTATACAGGctttccttgggatttttttttttcatttgtaccTGTTGGCAGGTCCAGTTTGGAGAATTCTGCAGATCTGAGCCTAGGATATGTTGGGAAGCAGTAAGGAAATCCAAGAAACTCACTGTCGTGTTGTTCTTCAGGTCCCCAGGTCCCTTGGCTATCTGCCTTCTTTTTGTTGGTCTTCTTATATTTCTTGTGTTGTATCCAGATTTTGTAACAGTAAGGggctcatttttttattgttgagtaatttcccaatatatggatatatttccACAGCGTGTTATCTATTCACCTCTTGATGAAGGTAACCCTCATCAACTGTTATCCCTTGTCTCAAGCTACTGTAGACAATTCtcttgtctttaaatattttttggcaAATGCCACCTAGGAAGCCCCCTCTGCCCCAAGAAGGCTGAGTCAGGGAAGCAAAGGTAAGCCTTTATTTTGATCTTTCAGATAGCTTCCAGATAGGGACATTCAActaaaattctctgaaaataagCTCCATATTGTTGGGTTTGGCTACCAACCTGCACCAAGAGTGTGGGCTGTCACCTTCATGACTACCATCAGTTGACAGGTGAGAAATGATAGGTAAATGGTGTGAAGGTAATTCTGGCTTCATAAAATTACGTGTAATTTGAATACCCCAGCCCCATGGTACCACAATGCAAGAAATTCATAAGCTTTACCATCATCGCCATTTTTATACTGGGTCCCAGAGTCCTACAAATGGCAATTCTGAAAGTTTTTGATAGCTTATTAGCTATTTTGATAGAAGGATGGAGTCTTGGGATTCCCTGCTCCATGATTTTCAGTGATGTTTACTGAAACATCAttactttaaagtaaaaatttatatttaagtatattgatatacatatactttatattttgtctGCGTTTTTCAACTTTGCCAAACTTCCTTATTAATTCTAGGACCCTTATTGTAGATTCTTGGGGGATTTTCTCTGTAGATGATAATGCTGCCtaagagtaaaaataattctatttttttctttctaatttgcatccttctattttttttctggccttaACACTTTGACTAGTATCTCCAGTTGAAGGAAGATGACGAGCATGGACACCCAGATCTTGTTCTCAGTCTCCGAGAGGAAATCATTCAGTCTTTTACCTTTAAGTATGATGAAGGCTATAAGTTATTTGTATAACTTTATCAGGGTTTAAAAAGTTCCCATCCAtacctagtttttaaaaacctttattatgtttaatttgtaattatattaaCTAGCATTTTTGCTTCTATTAAGATGATTAACTGGGTTTCTCATTTAGTCTATTAATATAATGAAAGgcactggtttatttttatattttgaaccaAACTTGCATTCCTTGCATAAACTCCTCAAGGTCATTTTGTAAGTTACTTTTGTAAGTTATTTTTGTAAGTTACTGaggtttgataatattttattagaatttttgtgTATCTGTTCATGAAAGTTATAATTCTGTGCTCTTTCCTTCCTTGTAATGTCTTGGTTTGGTCTTAGTGTGAAGGTAATTCTGAGGCTTCATAAAATTATGTggtgtttcctctttttctattttctagaagagtTTATATAGAACTAATACTATGTGTTTCCTAtatgtttcataaaatttattaGTGGGCCTGATGTTTTCAGTGCATGAAGATTTTTAGCTCtatgttcaatttctttcatagataGAAAATTGGCAGGTTACCTATTTCTTCTTATGAGGGCTTcggtagtttttttttatttccctgaaatGTATCTGCTTCACCTAAGAAACAATCTTCTTGAAATGATTGatataaatctattaaaatattgcTGTAGTATTTTTTCAATGTCTGATGGGTCTTTAGAAATATAacctccattttgagtttatctttgtgtatggtgaaagagagtggtctagtttcattcttctgcatgtggatgtccaattttcccagcaccatttattgaagagactgtctttcttccaatggatagtctttcctcctttatcgaatattagttgaccataaagttcagggtccacttctgggttctctattctgttccattgatctatgtgtctgtttttgtgccagtaccacactgtcttgatgaccacagatctaaatgtgagacaagattccatcaaaatcctagaggagaacacaggcaacaccctttttgaactcagccacagtaacttcttgcaagatacatccatgaaggcaaaagaaacaaaagcaaaaatgaactattgggacttcatcaagataagaagctcttgcacagcaaaggatacagtcaacaaaactaaaagacaacctacagaatgggagaagatatttgcaaatgacgtatcagataaagggctagtttccaagatctataaagaacttattaaactcaacaccaaagaaacaatccaatcatgaaatgggcaaatgacatgaagagaaatctcacagaggaagacctagatgtggccaacatgcacatgagaaaatgctctgcatcacttgccatcagggaaatacaaatcaaaaccacaatgagataccacctcacaccagtgagaatggggaaaattaacaaggcaggaaaccacaaatgctggagaggatgtggagaaaagggaaccctcttgcactgttggtgggaatgtgaactggtgcagccactctagaaaactgagtggaggttcctcaaagagttaaaaatagacctgccctatgacccagcaattgtactgcggggatttaccccaaagatacagatgcagggaaacgccgggacacctgcaccccgatgtttctagcagcaatgtccacaatagccaaactgtggaaggagcctcggtgtccaacgaaagatgaatggatgaagaagatgtgatcaggatccctgggtggcgcagcggtttagcgcctgcctttggtccagggcgcgatcctggagtcccgggatcgaatcccacgtcgggctcccggtgcatggagcctgcttctccctctgcctgtgtctctgcctctctctctctctctgtatgactatcataaataaatttaaaaaaaaattaaaaaaaaaaagaagctgtggtctatgtatacaatggaatattcctcagccattagaaatgacaaatacccaccatttgcttcgacgtggatgaaactggagggtattctgctgagggtaagtcaatcggagaaggacaaacattatatgttctcattcatttggggaatataaataatagtgaaggggaatataagggaagggagaagaaatgtgtgggaaatatcagaaagggagacagaacataaagactcctgactctgggaaacgaactaggggtggtggaaggggaggagggcgggggggggggggggggggtgactgggtggcgggcactgagcgggcacttgatgggat
This genomic window contains:
- the OR6B1 gene encoding olfactory receptor family 6 subfamily B member 1; the encoded protein is MEVENQTQVTKFILVGFPGNWGMRVAVFLMFLMAYIVTVAENVVIILLVQQNRPLHKPMYFFLANLSFLETWYISVTVPKLLFSFWSVNNSISFTHCMIQLYFFIALMCTECVLLAAMAFDRYVAICRPLHYPTIMSHGLCFRLALGSWAIGFGISLAKIYFISRLSFCGPNVINHFFCDISPVLNLSCTDMSVAELVDFVLALVIFLFPLSITVLSYGCILATVLRMPTGKQKAFSTCASHLVVVTIFYSATIFMYARPRAIHAFNMNKVISIFYAIVTPALNPFIYCLRNREVKEALKKLAYCQAI